Proteins encoded in a region of the Rutidosis leptorrhynchoides isolate AG116_Rl617_1_P2 chromosome 9, CSIRO_AGI_Rlap_v1, whole genome shotgun sequence genome:
- the LOC139868012 gene encoding F-box protein At3g07870-like, which yields MENERNLSITKGSLLKSIVGDISMNKCNASIHNLSDNHIIDILLRLPVKTIVCCKCVCRDWLNIITDSYFINLHLSNSPECFMVLDKDYEEPITKPTSLKLVEIHEEHGHNHLHHDPIMSLDLNLAPVFQNVRLSAEGSVNGLICFSSSDRTIKKTYICNPITREYMILPKSINDTRDGIYGFGVSLLTSEYKVIRLYYKLIIMNGPCQLYAEIYTLGTGQWRCLGPVTYSVHHFSGTFLNYHVHWNFFDREERLEKICTFDFDDETFQLFPSPPVSLERDTDSFGMLGVLRGCLCYSYYTPTLNVLIWVMKEYGIKNSWQKEVLIEGSICSFIGYGYDLQCFPIGSLKDGSILLVNGLLEYFPGKLLVYHPDTITKEEKEFSVLNAFNYLPSFFKLQNFESECVHKFLR from the coding sequence atggaaaaTGAGAGAAACTTGTCAATAACTAAAGGCTCCCTTTTGAAATCAATTGTTGGTGACATCAGCATGAATAAATGCAATGCATCCATACATAACTTATCAGATAATCATATCATTGACATTCTTCTTAGACTTCCTGTCAAAACAATCGTCTGCTGCAAATGCGTTTGCCGTGATTGGCTGAATATTATTACCGATTCTTATTTTATCAATCTTCACCTCTCCAATTCACCTGAATGTTTCATGGTTCTTGATAAGGATTATGAGGAACCTATAACTAAACCAACATCTTTGAAGTTGGTGGAAATTCATGAGGAACATGGTCACAATCATTTACACCACGACCCAATCATGAGTCTTGATCTTAACCTTGCTCCAGTTTTTCAAAATGTTCGATTGTCTGCAGAGGGATCAGTTAATGGTTTGATTTGTTTTTCTAGCAGTGACCGCACAATAAAGAAGACATATATTTGTAATCCAATCACTCGAGAATATATGATCCTTCCTAAGTCGATAAATGATACAAGAGATGGTATTTATGGTTTTGGAGTCAGTTTATTGACCTCGGAATACAAAGTTATAAGGCTttattataaacttataataatgaATGGACCTTGTCAGTTATATGCCGAGATTTACACTCTTGGCACTGGCCAATGGAGATGTCTTGGTCCTGTTACTTATTCTGTGCATCATTTTAGCGGGACGTTCTTGAATTACCATGTTCATTGGAATTTTTTTGACCGTGAAGAACGTCTTGAAAAGATTTGCACATTTGATTTTGATGACGAGACATTTCAATTATTTCCTTCCCCTCCAGTAAGCTTAGAGAGAGATACTGACTCTTTTGGAATGCTTGGAGTTTTAAGGGGTTGTTTATGTTATTCTTATTATACTCCTACTTTAAACGTTTTAATCTGGGTGATGAAGGAATATGGTATAAAGAACTCGTGGCAAAAGGAAGTGTTGATCGAGGGAAGTATTTGTTCGTTTATAGGATATGGATATGATTTGCAATGTTTTCCAATAGGAAGTTTGAAGGATGGAAGTATTTTGCTGGTGAATGGTTTGTTGGAGTATTTTCCAGGGAAACTATTGGTATATCATCCAGATACAATTACAAAAGAGGAGAAAGAATTTTCTGTTTTGAATGCGTTCAATTACCTCCCAAGCTTTTTTAAACTCCAAAACTTTGAATCAGAGTGTGTTCACAAGTTCCTACGGTAA
- the LOC139868013 gene encoding uncharacterized protein, with protein sequence MVPTESPQPNRQKQKQPIQRPVLRGSGSNIKNKLSYRIPGPAGIFQDAYELRKNENNIVDDMSTQDFVREIINRPEVDDSFTLDLWLRALEFAYPYEGRSDIASILRQRRFLPADQVVGVVKTCEKNDFGDLSVTLQDTMGTIRGSVSGKIIDGVHGKYEGVKGIREGAVLVLQNYSIFFPSVKVKIFNITRKALIKVLLKDGGST encoded by the exons ATGGTGCCCACTGAGTCCCCCCAACCTAACCGTCAAAAACAAAAGCAACCTATACAACGACCTGTTCTTCGCGGTTCCGGGTCTAACATAAAGAACAAATTATCCTACCGAATCCCTGGACCCGCTGGTATTTTCCAAGATGCGTATGAACTTCGAAAAAACGAGAATAACATTGTGGATGACATGTCTACGCAAGATTTTGTAAGGGAAATAATAAACAGACCTGAAGTGGATGATTCGTTTACACTGGATCTGTGGCTACGTGCGTTGGAGTTTGCATATCCGTACGAag GTAGATCTGATATAGCAAGCATTTTGAGACAGCGTAGATTTTTACCAGCTGATCAAGTTGTTGGTGTTGTTAAGACTTGTGAGAAAAATGATTTCGGTGATCTGTCTGTAACGCTGCAA GACACTATGGGTACTATTCGAGGATCAGTATCAGGCAAGATCATCGATGGTGTTCATGGGAAGTATGAAGGTGTAAAAGGCATACGTGAGGGAGCTGTTTTGGTGCTACAAAATTATTCTATCTTTTTCCCTAGTGTGAAGGTTAAAATCTTTAACATTACACGCAAGGCTTTAATCAAGGTGCTTCTTAAAGACGGTGGATCTACCTAG